The Carnobacterium mobile DSM 4848 genome includes a window with the following:
- a CDS encoding iron-sulfur cluster biosynthesis family protein: MFIEITESAQQRIAAAQALKPGKLIVYYESRIGCICGNNGIFTLKITQKENPEVDATIKTTLGDLPIQGWSLDFLDEQMKLDFSEEKHALILRGTGGLINPNVMITDDSDASVFLALH, encoded by the coding sequence ATGTTTATAGAAATAACTGAATCTGCACAACAACGAATTGCTGCAGCTCAAGCCCTTAAACCTGGTAAATTAATTGTCTATTATGAATCTCGCATTGGCTGTATTTGCGGAAATAACGGCATTTTCACTTTAAAAATCACACAAAAAGAAAATCCTGAAGTAGATGCTACTATTAAAACAACACTAGGCGATTTGCCTATTCAAGGGTGGAGTTTGGATTTTCTAGATGAACAAATGAAGTTAGATTTCAGCGAAGAAAAACATGCTTTAATTTTAAGAGGAACCGGTGGATTGATCAACCCAAATGTGATGATCACCGATGACTCAGACGCTTCTGTTTTCTTGGCTTTACACTAA
- a CDS encoding amino acid ABC transporter ATP-binding protein, whose protein sequence is MTKLKVENLKKNFGSLEVLKDLNVEIQEGEVVCIIGPSGSGKSTFLRCLNQLEDITGGKVIIDNHDLNDSSQNINKIRENIGMVFQHFNLFPHLTVLENITLAPKELKNKKEADIKKRALELLETVGLSEKANDYPNSLSGGQKQRVAIARALAMEPDIMLFDEPTSALDPEMVGDVLAVMQLLARQGMTMVVVTHEMGFAKEVADRVIFMDGGYIVEEGTPEEVFNHPAHSRTQDFLNKVLV, encoded by the coding sequence ATGACTAAATTAAAAGTAGAGAATCTTAAAAAAAACTTTGGTTCATTAGAAGTTTTAAAAGACTTGAATGTTGAAATCCAAGAAGGCGAAGTTGTTTGCATCATCGGTCCCTCCGGATCAGGAAAAAGCACCTTTTTACGTTGTCTCAACCAATTAGAAGATATTACCGGCGGAAAAGTTATCATCGATAATCATGACCTAAACGATTCTTCTCAAAATATCAACAAAATAAGAGAAAATATCGGAATGGTATTCCAACACTTTAACTTGTTTCCGCACTTAACTGTCTTGGAAAATATTACTTTAGCTCCTAAAGAATTAAAGAATAAAAAAGAGGCTGATATTAAAAAAAGAGCACTAGAGTTATTAGAAACAGTCGGGCTGTCTGAAAAAGCGAATGATTATCCCAATTCTTTATCAGGAGGACAAAAGCAACGTGTCGCTATCGCACGCGCTTTAGCGATGGAACCTGATATCATGCTGTTTGACGAGCCGACCAGTGCTTTGGATCCTGAAATGGTTGGAGATGTATTAGCCGTTATGCAGCTCTTAGCTCGTCAAGGAATGACAATGGTGGTCGTTACTCATGAAATGGGATTTGCTAAGGAAGTGGCCGATCGCGTTATTTTTATGGATGGCGGTTATATTGTCGAAGAAGGTACACCTGAAGAAGTATTCAACCATCCTGCACATAGCCGTACACAGGATTTCTTAAATAAAGTACTTGTCTAA
- a CDS encoding amino acid ABC transporter substrate-binding protein/permease: MNKHNRLLFLTAAILLIGTIFSVLQPQSVSAKTADGKYLIGTDVTFAPFEYQNADGKYIGIDMDLLNAIAEDQGFEYELKPLGFSAALQALESNQIDGMIAGMSITDERKATFDFSEPYFESGVVMAVAASNDDITSYQDLSGKTVAVKTGTTGSAFAESIQKEYGFKLNTFEDSANMYEDVQAGNSDTAFEDYPVMAYALKNDRLKLKIPTKPEPGDNYGFAVNKGMNPELIEMFNNGLVNIRANGKYQEILDTYIGENSTASAANIGFLGLIKENSSELIKGLGRTLGLTLAAFVIASIVGVLLGLFSTSPNKGLNWIASLYVDLFRGIPLIVLAFFVYFSIPQLLDLRLSATIAGIITLSLNTAAYIAELVRGGILAVDKGQLEAARSLGLPYNLSMRKIILPQAVKIMIPSFINQFVITLKDTSILSVIGIVELTQTGKIIISRTFSSGNMWLVVALMYLIVITILTKLSNYLERKLQND, translated from the coding sequence ATGAATAAGCACAATCGTTTACTATTTTTAACAGCAGCAATTTTATTAATCGGTACTATTTTTTCTGTTTTACAGCCTCAAAGTGTTTCTGCAAAAACAGCGGACGGCAAATACCTTATTGGAACTGACGTTACTTTTGCGCCCTTTGAATATCAAAATGCGGACGGCAAATATATTGGAATCGACATGGATTTATTAAATGCGATTGCTGAAGACCAAGGCTTCGAATATGAACTCAAACCATTAGGATTCAGCGCAGCTTTGCAGGCACTTGAATCGAACCAAATCGATGGTATGATTGCCGGGATGAGTATTACTGATGAGCGAAAAGCTACTTTTGATTTCTCAGAGCCTTACTTTGAAAGTGGTGTAGTCATGGCCGTGGCTGCATCGAATGATGACATTACGAGCTACCAAGATTTAAGTGGCAAAACAGTTGCGGTCAAAACAGGTACGACCGGTTCAGCTTTTGCAGAATCCATTCAAAAAGAATACGGTTTTAAACTAAACACTTTTGAAGATTCTGCTAATATGTATGAAGACGTTCAAGCCGGCAACTCAGATACGGCTTTTGAAGACTATCCTGTTATGGCCTACGCTCTTAAAAACGACCGTTTAAAATTAAAAATCCCAACTAAACCAGAACCAGGCGACAATTATGGTTTTGCAGTAAACAAAGGAATGAATCCTGAATTAATTGAAATGTTCAACAACGGCTTGGTCAATATCCGAGCTAACGGCAAATACCAGGAAATTTTAGATACCTATATTGGCGAAAATTCTACAGCCTCAGCTGCTAACATCGGCTTTTTGGGACTAATCAAAGAAAATAGCAGTGAATTAATAAAAGGATTAGGCCGTACATTGGGCTTAACATTGGCTGCTTTTGTCATCGCTTCTATTGTCGGTGTTCTATTAGGACTTTTCAGCACTTCGCCAAATAAAGGATTGAATTGGATCGCTTCGCTTTATGTCGATTTATTTCGTGGCATTCCTTTAATCGTTTTGGCTTTCTTTGTTTACTTTTCCATTCCGCAACTCCTTGATTTACGTCTTTCAGCGACAATTGCCGGAATCATTACTCTTAGTTTGAATACAGCGGCTTATATTGCTGAACTCGTACGCGGAGGTATTTTGGCAGTCGATAAAGGCCAGCTAGAAGCAGCTCGGAGTCTAGGGCTTCCGTACAATCTTTCTATGCGGAAAATTATTCTTCCTCAAGCTGTCAAAATTATGATTCCATCATTTATCAACCAGTTTGTTATTACGTTGAAGGATACTTCTATCTTATCTGTTATTGGGATAGTCGAATTAACTCAAACCGGAAAAATTATTATTTCCCGCACATTTTCATCTGGGAATATGTGGTTAGTTGTAGCTTTAATGTACCTGATCGTGATCACTATTTTAACGAAACTTTCAAATTATTTGGAAAGGAAATTACAAAATGACTAA
- a CDS encoding GNAT family N-acetyltransferase, with protein MIRQAEKKDIEQMLELVWIVLQDMELPALEIIPEQQLKTLLHKAMESDDYRYSYRRAIVCLRENQIAGVAYGYKGELEPYIDQVLTDLLQKAGLGEVQLFTDSETRPGEWYLDTLVTSVDYRKQGVAMELLAALPKVAAAQGETIIGLNCDQENATAQSLYRKMGYQTVGENTLSGHQYDHMQYQISK; from the coding sequence ATGATAAGACAAGCTGAAAAAAAAGATATTGAGCAGATGCTCGAATTGGTTTGGATCGTTTTACAAGATATGGAGTTGCCGGCTCTAGAGATTATTCCAGAGCAGCAGTTAAAGACTCTCCTTCATAAAGCAATGGAAAGCGACGATTACCGGTACAGTTACCGACGAGCAATTGTTTGTCTACGCGAAAATCAAATAGCCGGTGTCGCTTATGGGTATAAAGGAGAATTAGAACCGTATATTGATCAAGTATTAACAGATTTGCTGCAGAAGGCTGGTTTAGGAGAAGTACAGTTGTTTACGGACTCTGAAACACGTCCTGGGGAATGGTATCTTGATACATTAGTAACCTCTGTTGATTATCGAAAACAAGGAGTAGCTATGGAATTATTAGCTGCACTTCCTAAGGTGGCTGCAGCTCAGGGAGAAACCATCATTGGATTAAATTGTGACCAAGAGAATGCAACGGCTCAGTCTTTGTACCGAAAAATGGGGTACCAAACTGTCGGAGAAAACACGCTAAGTGGCCATCAATATGACCATATGCAATACCAAATTAGTAAATAA
- a CDS encoding LURP-one-related/scramblase family protein encodes MVHLYMKQAYVSLQNRIIVKDEAGKDIFLIIGKWGRIGDGLSLYAMDGTLLVEVKQTVLSVFPKFNIYVAGDKVASISKQPGIKGPYFKVSQLNWIVKGDFYNHHYTVQHRLQTIMQMEKAYLPFGDFYALSITHSQDIPICLCIAVIVDHLTLTRLPAKAKRKSYLPI; translated from the coding sequence ATGGTTCATCTTTATATGAAACAAGCTTATGTATCGCTTCAAAATCGAATTATCGTTAAAGACGAAGCGGGCAAAGATATTTTTTTGATTATTGGAAAATGGGGCAGAATAGGCGATGGCCTTTCTTTATATGCGATGGATGGCACATTACTAGTGGAAGTAAAACAAACCGTTTTATCCGTTTTCCCTAAATTTAATATTTATGTTGCTGGCGATAAAGTAGCCTCTATCTCTAAACAACCAGGAATAAAAGGTCCTTATTTTAAAGTAAGTCAGTTAAATTGGATCGTAAAAGGCGATTTCTATAATCATCACTATACTGTTCAACATCGGCTGCAGACTATTATGCAGATGGAAAAAGCCTATTTGCCTTTTGGTGACTTTTACGCTCTTTCCATTACTCATTCACAAGATATCCCCATTTGCTTGTGTATCGCTGTTATTGTTGATCATCTTACATTAACAAGACTACCTGCTAAAGCAAAAAGAAAATCTTATTTGCCTATCTAA
- a CDS encoding YvrJ family protein produces METSPEWLSVIAEIIGSLGFPIFVAWFLLQRMESKLDELVKAIQDLNHVFKMNG; encoded by the coding sequence ATGGAAACGAGTCCAGAGTGGCTTTCTGTGATTGCAGAAATTATCGGCAGCCTTGGTTTTCCAATTTTTGTCGCTTGGTTTCTATTGCAACGAATGGAGTCTAAACTAGATGAGTTGGTTAAAGCTATTCAAGATTTGAATCATGTTTTTAAAATGAACGGCTAA
- the thiD gene encoding bifunctional hydroxymethylpyrimidine kinase/phosphomethylpyrimidine kinase: MTDIKRTLTIAGSDSSGGAGIQADLKTFAEYGTYGLSALTAIATMDPDNNWSHGVTAIDVPVLEAQLKTVFASDHKIAAMKTGMLPNVAIIKVIAKAIKEQQLENIVIDPVMVCKGEDEVLNPENAEALRDILTPLATVITPNLFEAGELSGLGKLTTLEDMKKAAEKIHDLGAKNVVIKGGKALEGDKAIDLFYDGSEFTVLETEKISPAYNHGAGCTFAAAITAGLAQGLTVKEATLKAKDFVSEAIRSGFKYNQYIGSVFHSGYRLAKQDSI; the protein is encoded by the coding sequence ATGACAGATATCAAAAGAACATTAACGATTGCAGGCAGCGACTCTAGTGGCGGTGCTGGCATTCAAGCTGATTTAAAAACATTTGCTGAATATGGAACTTATGGGTTATCTGCTTTAACGGCCATTGCTACAATGGACCCTGATAACAACTGGAGTCATGGTGTAACAGCTATTGATGTTCCCGTGTTAGAAGCCCAATTAAAAACTGTTTTTGCAAGTGATCACAAAATTGCTGCAATGAAAACGGGTATGTTGCCGAACGTAGCCATTATTAAGGTCATTGCCAAAGCAATTAAAGAGCAACAATTAGAAAATATTGTGATTGACCCTGTAATGGTATGTAAAGGCGAAGATGAAGTATTAAACCCAGAAAATGCAGAAGCATTACGCGACATTTTAACGCCTCTCGCAACTGTCATCACCCCTAATTTATTTGAAGCTGGAGAATTATCCGGTTTGGGCAAATTAACAACTTTAGAAGATATGAAAAAAGCAGCAGAAAAAATTCATGATTTAGGTGCAAAAAATGTTGTGATCAAAGGTGGAAAAGCTCTAGAAGGAGATAAAGCCATTGATTTATTCTATGACGGATCAGAATTTACAGTTTTAGAAACTGAAAAAATTTCCCCTGCTTATAATCATGGTGCAGGCTGCACATTTGCAGCAGCTATTACAGCTGGCTTAGCACAAGGACTAACAGTTAAAGAAGCTACTTTAAAAGCAAAAGATTTTGTTTCTGAAGCCATTCGCAGCGGTTTTAAATACAACCAATATATCGGTTCTGTTTTCCACAGCGGTTACCGTTTAGCAAAACAAGACTCTATCTAA
- a CDS encoding Cof-type HAD-IIB family hydrolase, whose protein sequence is MIELIASDMDGTLLNERMVISETNAKAILAAQKKGINFMVATGRGYTEAKPLLEEVGISCPLITLNGAQVYDEDGNVIENIGIKKDTVRDILEKVRALGLYCEMTTSHGIYSDNKAKRIESVASLIYKTNPDTSFKMAVVLAAARLEIMNINYVSQYEELLENDAIEILKMITFSEDGPTVLDPLAQELNVSGDLAITASFINNIEINNVKAQKGLALARAAEKLGISTENVMALGDNFNDVSMLQVAGYSVAVDNAEEGVKAHAKYLTSANNENGVAESILLALNNNMDQQLIDKN, encoded by the coding sequence ATGATTGAACTTATTGCATCGGATATGGATGGAACATTACTGAATGAACGGATGGTCATCTCAGAAACGAATGCTAAAGCTATCTTAGCAGCTCAAAAAAAAGGAATCAACTTTATGGTAGCCACGGGACGCGGCTATACAGAAGCTAAGCCTTTACTTGAAGAAGTGGGTATTTCGTGTCCATTGATCACCTTAAATGGAGCACAAGTTTATGATGAAGATGGCAACGTTATTGAAAATATCGGTATCAAAAAAGATACAGTCCGTGATATTTTGGAAAAAGTAAGAGCGTTGGGTCTTTACTGTGAGATGACTACTTCTCATGGAATTTACTCAGATAATAAAGCGAAACGTATCGAATCTGTGGCTTCATTGATTTATAAAACAAATCCTGATACTTCGTTTAAAATGGCTGTTGTCTTAGCTGCTGCCCGTTTAGAAATCATGAACATCAATTATGTTTCGCAGTATGAAGAACTTTTAGAAAACGATGCGATTGAAATTTTAAAAATGATCACGTTTAGTGAAGACGGGCCGACCGTTCTTGATCCGCTAGCTCAAGAATTAAATGTCTCAGGCGACTTAGCGATCACTGCTTCATTCATTAATAATATTGAAATCAACAACGTTAAGGCTCAAAAAGGATTAGCGTTGGCTCGGGCTGCAGAAAAACTAGGCATTTCTACAGAAAATGTAATGGCGCTCGGTGACAATTTCAATGATGTTTCTATGCTGCAAGTAGCTGGATATAGCGTGGCAGTCGACAACGCTGAAGAAGGTGTTAAAGCTCATGCCAAATACCTAACTTCCGCAAATAACGAAAATGGGGTAGCAGAATCTATTTTATTAGCTCTTAATAATAATATGGACCAACAATTAATTGATAAAAATTGA
- a CDS encoding uracil-DNA glycosylase, with the protein MVIPIKNDWDPILNQPSLAPIYEKLKHFLAEEYRTKTIYPAMDHIWKAFEWTPYHEVKVVILGQDPYHGPHQAHGLSFSVQPNVKIPPSLLNIYKELESDLGYPPVKHGYLKSWAEQGVLLLNTVLTVRQGEAHSHRGKGWEEVTDMVIKKLNEREVPMVFILWGSPSIKKKSLIDETKHTVITSPHPSPLSAYRGFFGSKPFSKANAALIKMGQEPINWQLPEKV; encoded by the coding sequence ATGGTAATACCAATTAAAAATGACTGGGATCCTATTTTAAATCAGCCCAGTTTAGCTCCAATTTACGAAAAGCTCAAACATTTTTTAGCAGAAGAATACCGAACAAAGACTATTTATCCAGCAATGGACCATATTTGGAAAGCCTTTGAATGGACCCCGTATCATGAAGTAAAAGTCGTTATTCTAGGACAAGATCCTTACCATGGTCCGCATCAAGCGCATGGACTGAGCTTTTCAGTACAGCCGAATGTGAAGATACCGCCTTCGTTGCTTAATATTTACAAAGAGCTTGAAAGTGATCTGGGTTATCCGCCTGTCAAACATGGTTATTTGAAATCTTGGGCAGAACAAGGTGTCTTATTACTGAATACGGTTTTGACAGTCCGTCAAGGAGAAGCGCATTCTCATCGGGGTAAAGGGTGGGAAGAGGTGACAGATATGGTCATCAAAAAATTAAATGAACGAGAAGTCCCTATGGTCTTTATTTTATGGGGCAGTCCTTCTATTAAGAAAAAAAGTTTGATCGATGAAACAAAGCACACCGTTATTACTTCTCCGCATCCTAGTCCATTATCTGCTTATCGAGGTTTTTTTGGTTCAAAACCATTTTCAAAAGCCAATGCTGCTTTAATTAAAATGGGACAAGAACCCATTAATTGGCAATTGCCCGAAAAAGTTTAG
- the pta gene encoding phosphate acetyltransferase, whose product MELFDGLKFNIVRKNIRIVFPEGTEPRIIGAVVRLQAEELVHPVLIGNPEEIKEVAKKRGFNVDNIEIIDQNNYEDTDKMVEAFVERRKGKVTPEQAREMIKDENYFGTMLTYMGVVDGLVSGAVHSTGDTVRPALQIIKTKPGVSRTSGAFIMLRGRDNEKYLFSDCAINVNPNAQELAEIAVESAKTAELFGIDPKVAMLSFSTKGSAKAEEATKVEEATKIAQELAPQYQIDGELQFDAAYVASVGQQKAPDSTVAGQATVFVFPELQSGNIGYKIAQRFGNFEAIGPILQGLNKPISDLSRGCNEEDVYKLAIITATQSLMN is encoded by the coding sequence GTGGAATTATTTGATGGTCTAAAGTTTAATATTGTAAGAAAGAATATCCGTATTGTTTTTCCAGAAGGAACTGAACCTCGTATTATTGGCGCAGTTGTTCGTTTGCAAGCAGAAGAATTGGTTCATCCAGTATTGATCGGTAATCCAGAAGAAATTAAAGAAGTTGCTAAAAAGCGTGGATTTAATGTGGACAACATTGAGATTATTGACCAAAATAACTATGAAGATACAGACAAAATGGTTGAGGCATTTGTTGAACGCCGTAAAGGAAAAGTAACTCCAGAGCAAGCAAGAGAAATGATCAAAGATGAGAATTATTTTGGTACAATGTTAACATATATGGGCGTTGTTGACGGCTTAGTCAGCGGAGCGGTTCATTCAACAGGTGATACAGTTCGTCCAGCATTGCAAATCATTAAAACTAAACCAGGTGTGAGCCGTACAAGTGGAGCATTTATCATGCTGCGCGGTCGCGATAATGAAAAATATCTTTTCTCAGACTGTGCGATCAACGTTAATCCGAACGCTCAAGAATTAGCTGAAATTGCTGTTGAAAGTGCTAAAACAGCTGAATTATTTGGAATTGATCCTAAAGTCGCTATGTTAAGTTTTTCAACTAAAGGCTCAGCTAAAGCGGAAGAAGCTACAAAAGTCGAAGAAGCAACTAAAATTGCTCAAGAATTAGCTCCTCAATACCAAATTGATGGCGAATTACAATTTGATGCTGCTTATGTCGCTTCTGTTGGTCAACAAAAAGCACCAGATTCAACTGTTGCCGGACAAGCTACTGTTTTTGTTTTCCCTGAATTGCAATCTGGAAATATTGGCTACAAAATTGCACAACGCTTTGGTAACTTTGAAGCAATTGGACCGATCTTACAAGGATTAAACAAACCAATTTCTGACCTTTCACGTGGATGTAATGAAGAAGACGTATACAAATTAGCTATCATCACAGCTACTCAAAGCTTAATGAACTAA
- a CDS encoding NAD(P)-dependent oxidoreductase translates to MRIGIIGATGKSGSRITAEALDRGYLVVPLVRNASKLEDQDWDIVEKDLFDLTYDDIEGLDVVVDAFKAPQGREELHQKSIEHLIDILKGHKKPRLLVVGGAGSLFVNRTDGTRLVDTADFPDEAKPTAFHMEKALETLQETTDVNWTYLSPSASFEPNGKRTGEYQIGTDFLLTNHLGQSEISYADYAIALVDEIENRAFEGRRFTVCSK, encoded by the coding sequence ATGAGGATAGGAATTATAGGAGCTACAGGAAAATCAGGTTCACGGATCACGGCTGAAGCTTTAGATAGAGGGTATTTGGTTGTCCCGCTTGTTCGGAATGCCAGCAAGCTTGAAGATCAAGATTGGGATATAGTCGAAAAAGATTTGTTTGATTTGACCTACGATGATATCGAAGGTTTGGATGTAGTAGTAGATGCGTTTAAAGCGCCGCAAGGACGGGAAGAGCTGCATCAAAAGAGCATCGAACACCTGATTGATATTTTGAAAGGGCATAAAAAACCACGCTTGCTGGTCGTAGGCGGAGCCGGCAGTTTGTTTGTTAACAGAACAGATGGAACTCGACTAGTTGATACAGCTGATTTTCCAGATGAAGCTAAGCCTACAGCTTTTCATATGGAAAAAGCTTTAGAGACGTTACAAGAAACAACCGATGTAAATTGGACTTACCTCAGTCCGTCTGCCTCATTTGAACCAAATGGAAAAAGAACTGGAGAATATCAAATAGGAACAGATTTTCTGCTGACGAATCATTTGGGTCAAAGCGAAATCAGTTATGCAGATTACGCCATTGCCTTAGTCGATGAGATTGAAAATCGAGCATTTGAAGGCAGAAGGTTTACAGTCTGCAGCAAGTAA
- the tsaE gene encoding tRNA (adenosine(37)-N6)-threonylcarbamoyltransferase complex ATPase subunit type 1 TsaE produces MEKIQAHNEAETKNIAAKLATLLVPGDLILLEGDLGAGKTTFTKGLAVGLGIKRVIKSPTYTIIREYLDGRLPLYHMDVYRLEETGGTDLGLEEYFEGDGVSVVEWAKFIPEDLPTEYLQIKLQPIGEELAEREITFTATGPHYAELIHRFNEISAEKEGE; encoded by the coding sequence ATGGAAAAAATTCAAGCACACAATGAAGCGGAAACAAAAAACATTGCAGCTAAACTAGCAACTTTATTGGTCCCAGGAGATCTGATTTTATTAGAGGGAGATTTAGGTGCTGGAAAAACGACCTTTACTAAAGGATTGGCAGTTGGGCTGGGGATAAAACGTGTCATTAAAAGTCCCACTTATACGATTATTCGTGAGTACTTAGACGGCAGATTGCCATTATACCATATGGATGTTTACCGTTTAGAAGAAACAGGCGGGACAGATTTAGGATTAGAGGAATATTTTGAAGGCGATGGTGTGTCAGTTGTAGAATGGGCTAAATTTATCCCAGAAGACTTACCGACCGAATACCTTCAAATCAAATTGCAGCCAATCGGAGAAGAGCTAGCAGAACGAGAAATCACATTTACAGCAACAGGCCCACATTATGCGGAATTAATACATCGCTTTAATGAAATTTCAGCTGAAAAAGAGGGGGAATAA
- a CDS encoding GNAT family N-acetyltransferase — MSEKEAVAITIRTALPSDAAGVLDHIRQTSLETGFMTVGAEGPGITPEEEKRHLENIDESENNFLLLALDDEIIIGMASIKGSASPKIKHIGELGISILKEYWGMGLGTLLVKDLIEWAESSQVIKRLELTVQKRNERAIHVYEKLGFEQEAIMKRGVKDDGVYLDVCLMSRLIGEAD, encoded by the coding sequence ATGTCAGAAAAAGAAGCTGTTGCTATTACCATCCGTACTGCACTACCGAGCGACGCGGCGGGTGTACTAGACCATATCCGTCAAACTTCTTTGGAGACTGGTTTTATGACAGTTGGTGCTGAAGGCCCAGGGATTACCCCTGAAGAAGAAAAACGTCACCTTGAAAACATTGACGAATCTGAGAATAACTTTTTATTATTAGCATTAGATGACGAAATAATCATTGGCATGGCTTCTATCAAAGGGAGTGCTAGTCCTAAGATCAAGCATATCGGAGAATTGGGTATTTCTATCTTAAAAGAGTATTGGGGTATGGGGTTAGGTACGTTGTTAGTAAAAGATTTGATTGAATGGGCCGAGTCTTCGCAAGTGATTAAGCGTTTGGAATTAACTGTTCAAAAACGGAATGAACGGGCAATTCACGTATACGAAAAGCTGGGTTTTGAACAAGAAGCTATCATGAAACGTGGGGTAAAAGATGACGGCGTATATCTTGATGTTTGTTTAATGAGTCGGTTAATAGGAGAAGCTGATTAA
- a CDS encoding 3'-5' exonuclease: MNFVALDFETANHQRHSACSVALTIVRNSQIVDHYYSLIKPETEFFWRNIQIHGIHEHDVADAPNFARVWEDIKPCFKENKLIVAHNLPFDRGVLQGSLDYYGIEQPHFQTLCTVQSSRKLITELPNHKLNTVCDHLGIKLENHHHALDDSNASAEILLYLENHFGTDPLKKLVKHV; the protein is encoded by the coding sequence ATGAATTTTGTTGCACTGGATTTTGAAACAGCCAATCACCAACGGCACAGTGCTTGTTCTGTAGCGTTAACCATTGTACGAAACAGCCAAATTGTGGACCATTATTATTCTTTGATCAAACCTGAAACCGAATTTTTTTGGCGCAATATTCAGATCCATGGCATCCATGAACATGACGTGGCTGATGCACCAAACTTTGCCCGCGTCTGGGAAGACATTAAACCTTGTTTTAAAGAAAATAAATTAATTGTTGCTCATAATTTGCCGTTTGACCGTGGAGTTTTGCAAGGCAGTCTGGACTATTATGGTATTGAGCAGCCTCACTTTCAAACCCTTTGTACTGTTCAATCTAGTCGCAAACTGATTACTGAACTTCCTAATCATAAATTAAACACTGTTTGCGATCATTTAGGAATCAAATTGGAAAATCACCACCATGCTTTGGATGACAGCAATGCAAGTGCCGAAATTTTATTGTATTTAGAAAATCATTTTGGGACAGATCCCTTAAAAAAACTGGTTAAACATGTTTAG